The genomic stretch GGTGGAGGTGTATCTGACCTGGCCGATAAGAGCAGACCCCTCTTTCTGCAGGAAAACACAAACAATAGACAGGAAACGGCTGGATCCTGGATCTCCGACCTCATACATGCTGGCACACATTCTTATCCTAATACACACTCTGGGACAGATACAAATTCTGCCCCtaaaacacacatgaacacactcgCAGCATTGTCCCACGAACCTTCTCTGGCTCAGTTTTCCACTGAATTCCAGTCACCATTGCTGTCTTTAGGCACTACACCCAGTCAGGCAACTGATGTTATTGCAAAAACAAGCACAGTTTTAGACACAAGCGATGTAACACACAATGAATTGCATACAGGAAGTTCACAGCTCACAGATATTCACACATTTGCTAAAATTCACTCTAGCACACTTAGGGGTAAAAGAGGTGATCCGCAAACTTCAGTGTTTCTGACAGCCAGCTTCCTTCCTATCAGGCCACGTAATAGAGGCACCAATCAAGAGCCACTGAACGAAACTTCTAAACAGACAGACTTCCTCAGTGACAGTCCTAACAAGGATCACCACAAGGTTACCACAGTGACGGTCCCTAACAGGGACAAGTTTACAATATCAAAGAGTATTGAAAAGAGTCAGTTCCATCAGAATACTTTTGGAATCACCCATGACAACCGACCTATAGGATCGGAAATGGACAGAACGGATCGCTCTCCAAGGTCAACTCATCCAAATCTAAACATTATTAATCAAACACACCCAACAATCTACAGAGATTCAGTAATGGTTAGTAGCACACCTGCTGCGGTTTCAGAGCAAACAGACGTTAATCAAACCAACCCATTAATGTTTTCTGATAACGATACGACTGAATACTCAGGTTACTCCAAGTCTCTTGATTTTACAAGTGGAATAACTGAACTCCCAATAAATGTTACCATCCTCTTTACTACGGAGAATGAACCAACAACCTCAGGCGAAACAGAACGCATGCTTTCAACAAACCAGTTTGCTCACACGTCACATATCACAAAGGCTCAACACACACAGGAATCTTCTTCAGTAGCATCAACCATTCACATCTCACACAGCATCCAAACCCAGCACAGTCCAATCAACCAACAAACCAGCTCAGCATCTGCGTCCATCACTACTGAAATCTCTGACCTGACCTCACACATCAATAATGAAATCAGTGCCTTCACATCCTTCTCAACTAATACCCCTAGCAAGAGTTCTAGTACACCAGAAGGGGGTAAAGAACCATCTCCATATGAAAATGATTGCCTCAAAATTACATGCACCTCATATTTACCCACTACAGTGAGACAAGATGAAGAAAGACAGGAAAGCCCCATTACAACGCCTTCATCAATCCCTTCATCCAGTTCTACCAATCCTCAGATTAATCCCAACGTGACCTCTAATACCATGGTTGAAGGTACAACTAATGTAAGATTTGACAACCACACAGATTCCAAGGAACTTGATATGTCTCCATCAGAGTTCCATACCTATAGTCCAACAAACTCTCCACTAATGCAATCAAGTACGCATGCCGAACCACCAATACACACACTTACCCCTCAGTATTCACCTCCACCTTCTGAAAACACACAGAGCAATGTAGGATTTTCTACTGTGATTAATGACCAAGCAAGCAGTGATCAAGCTGTGGATGTAAGTAACTCCAGTACTACTTCTAGTAGTGTGACTACTTCCAGTAGTTTGAAGACAACTCTTGGTTTTTCTCCATTTAATGACATTCATAGGGGATCAACGGAGAACACTGATAGCATCACCAACCACACTGCAGGGGCTGTTGGGACATTGAGTCCTTCATCTGATGACATCAAATCTACCTTCATCTCTCACAGCTCTCCAGTCAGTATGTCTGATCATGCTATTCAAACCACCTCAACAGTTAGCATAACCACTCCACATTGGGACACCAGCCAGACTTCTATAACTAATCCACAACCCAAAATGACTCCACATTCTACATCCACAGAAAATCCTTCAGTGCACCTCCGTTCGCACACTCTAGTGCCACAACCCAGCACCGTCAGACCTTCAAAACATACGACCACAAACTCTTATCTTACTCAAACGAAATCACACACAGGAtttacacacacaatcactccgACTCTTGGATCTACACAAGCAATCAGTCAGACTCAGTCTTGGATCCATTCTACTACATCCAGCTCTGACAGGAAATGGCCACACAGGAGGCATTTTTTCATAGTGGAGGATCAACCAGCAATAATAAAGGGTGAGTACCATTTCTGTCAACTGTGCTCAACAAAAGGCAGTTTCCCACTTACAGTCCCAgtacttttcccttagtaactttctagatgagaacttttacgaggaacggaacacccgaggagacttttTCTCTTTTTGCATTCGCATTCACAAAAGTAACCCCTGTAGTGATGTCATCTAGTgtcgaccatttttcttctgacgttGTTGACACGCacgattcaatagcaacaacaacaacaaaatcaacggAGGACCGGAGGATGGCAGGATCGGAGCTACGCTTTTGTTAGGGCTGTCTTATATGAactttggctgcatccgaaaacttaGGCAGCTGCTTTGCTGCCTAAACAGTTAATGGTTTAAGCGACatcgtttttggatgaatggaactcttaaggaaacatatctctgaacagtttaaaaagtcccttatttcatcctacctccttatacagcctccaaaggcagcattttcccattttcagatgcagcctgtgtcttcaggttacggTTTTAGACTCGCCGCGTGAGCGGTGTGAGTGATGCTGCGTCACAAAGCCGCAGTGAGAGGAGAGGGGTGGTGGTCAGACTTCCATGCAAACTCAGCGGAcatcatgttgaaaatgcacaataaacCTTTTTATCagcacaatcttttacaataaaggcttttatgactcaacataaattactttactgaaatactcactcaatagccatgtttccactatcgggcaaaatgagggcatgctagtgcgtgccagggccagttgcattcccacagtcacttccggggcttcatcgtacCGCCTCTGGGCCTTCttggggccaatggcctttggcctgctgattacccttgggccaaacaaggccaactggggagtgaaatggggtcaatgtcaaaggcggagtttcaccgaacttgccaggttgtgtatccagcacacaatGGTAGAAATTAGGGAAAAAATTTAAATTGCgggtacagtacaaatccgttaaaacacACAAtagacaaagcggtgcccaaagaaacaACTTTCCGTGGTTCGTCGTCatggatggtgtgctgggacatcgtcctgctgttagtggagagaccactcaggacaccatggcagttacagtcggtgagttgtcaacgctaacttatcttgctagctagctaaagtttacaaacaatataaacttgatattctagataacatgataaCTCAGCTTGaacttccctcttgcttgtgaaatggacaGGGTGTGTGATATTGGCACCAGGGTGGCGTGAAAGGCAGATTTTAGGGCAGTGCTGCGGGGCTATTTGCccaatggtgggaacgcagatagATTCTGGTCTCGTGGCTTGATGTCTGAGGCTATTGACCCCAGCTGgtcagttgatagccctggctcacactggcccgatagtggaaaagcgactatttatttaaaaaaaacatcttgatgcaagttaaccacacagtaacaggcacgcacttccctcatgtaaactagattttatGATGGTTTAGTGAATAAaagagttcaattacccactctcgataaacatctgattatttatatcggTCATCCCATGAAAAATccgatgtagtaatccagaaatcactttattttgtgTATAGTCACAtagtacaaacagtacagatgcgatgaaaactcaaagctcTCCTCTCCTGATgaagtcatacacacacacacacacacacacacacacacacacatatgtgaaacgtgtgatcctctttggatactttgtttgttatatgttatatCTGTTAagagaattgtaaaattagcgcagtcctctgagtagcaggctagcagataaaagtttgtttacaaatgcTGCCTGCAAAGCTATTTGTGcatcataggtttttgaccaatcacaggctgcaacATCTCCAACAGTCACTCTATGGCCCTCAAGTACCTACcccggagtaggagctaaaaatgtcccttAAAACGGctaaattcatcttgttttaaggattttagatatttttactggacaacAAGACAACAAATACTGGATAAAACAATTTCGCTGcatgctggtctaaactggtcttttcagcagtgaTAAGTACAaacaatctgaaaaaaaaaaaatcaccatttaGCAAAATTTTAACAAGATTGATTGATGTCAGGCTCCTGTTTTATCCTGATTTGCACTCTTCCAAACATTGAGTACATACCTTTCTTGTACATTTAGATCGTtggtccatttatttgttttcctgaaaaacatatttttttctgtttcttagAGAAAACATTTCAAGTTCTCTTACAAGTCATCCTGGAAGGAAACTTTGCTCCTAGTATGAGGCTCCTTGAGGTAAAACCATTAGTATGTTATTGCTTATATACTGTTGCTACTGCAGTGTTTTGAGTTGATAGTTTATGTTGTCATCTGATTGGTATTGCAATGATGTCCTGGAAATCATCCTCTCCTGTAGATGGAGCCATTTCTTCAGAGCGTTTCTGGGTACCAGAGTCAACATGTGACCTGGCACAGGTAAAATGCCAACCTGTATATGTGTAATAAGTTGACATATGAACATAAATTATGAATGTTCAAAACATATGAATG from Myxocyprinus asiaticus isolate MX2 ecotype Aquarium Trade chromosome 7, UBuf_Myxa_2, whole genome shotgun sequence encodes the following:
- the si:ch211-14k19.8 gene encoding uncharacterized protein si:ch211-14k19.8, whose protein sequence is MRRFVYVLLFIFAPGNALLSLSPDCGGKINILRERSGSIQYSLPGVLHPTSPTFNKITEKSTNKLLDVTCTWIIYAHKNQTVWIDVISVGNGACLGITFGNEDKLTYEKEEHVLFSGRGRTVIEWNLRRTVKTSGALHLRWNTSEDSHILALSPYTLSDTDLVSPSLSGSNSVTYTPDIPSPSNVAPKTYTNGGESVYQGGGVSDLADKSRPLFLQENTNNRQETAGSWISDLIHAGTHSYPNTHSGTDTNSAPKTHMNTLAALSHEPSLAQFSTEFQSPLLSLGTTPSQATDVIAKTSTVLDTSDVTHNELHTGSSQLTDIHTFAKIHSSTLRGKRGDPQTSVFLTASFLPIRPRNRGTNQEPLNETSKQTDFLSDSPNKDHHKVTTVTVPNRDKFTISKSIEKSQFHQNTFGITHDNRPIGSEMDRTDRSPRSTHPNLNIINQTHPTIYRDSVMVSSTPAAVSEQTDVNQTNPLMFSDNDTTEYSGYSKSLDFTSGITELPINVTILFTTENEPTTSGETERMLSTNQFAHTSHITKAQHTQESSSVASTIHISHSIQTQHSPINQQTSSASASITTEISDLTSHINNEISAFTSFSTNTPSKSSSTPEGGKEPSPYENDCLKITCTSYLPTTVRQDEERQESPITTPSSIPSSSSTNPQINPNVTSNTMVEGTTNVRFDNHTDSKELDMSPSEFHTYSPTNSPLMQSSTHAEPPIHTLTPQYSPPPSENTQSNVGFSTVINDQASSDQAVDVSNSSTTSSSVTTSSSLKTTLGFSPFNDIHRGSTENTDSITNHTAGAVGTLSPSSDDIKSTFISHSSPVSMSDHAIQTTSTVSITTPHWDTSQTSITNPQPKMTPHSTSTENPSVHLRSHTLVPQPSTVRPSKHTTTNSYLTQTKSHTGFTHTITPTLGSTQAISQTQSWIHSTTSSSDRKWPHRRHFFIVEDQPAIIKEKTFQVLLQVILEGNFAPSMRLLEMEPFLQSVSGYQSQHVTWHSGPVLQTVVRFETVEALSWLGRVKSLLQEAGLNPLPKKGIFVGGFRVQNITVGVLHSDVCEWLFECPSGFQCVSSKGNATCRSVCHSDYCKHQGICVHRPGQQPICQCPVGEDYWFMGQRCDLRMTRPRLVGVCFGVLITVAAVMALLAYLAVRRFKTMLLQAKVEQTRSSYRRFNHFDELSARFWGKSWPGSEDSLDNPAFTRSDELLHLRALDRTCCYHDDTLSVVSTYHGSGTQLNTIYPHSSQYGLDLSNCSLADCVVDSGKASDLSVSSWPIEPIQWTPFPLLQQLNRNTNTVKASRPRSYCEGMELVDLEKSWTA